GAAGAGGCTGTCTACACCGCCGTGTTCCACCGGGATAATGTGGTCAATTTCCCATCCCATTGCGATCGTCATGCCGTGCCGGTTGCGCTGCATCCAGGCGCTGCACGCATCCTTGCGGTAGACGTTCGGATCGTAACCCGGAACGATGGTGCCCTTATTCCAGACCTGCTGAACTACTGCTTCGTCGAACCGAGTGCCGGTCCGGGTAGTGTTTGAAGTTCTGAGCAACATTTGTGTGTCCTTTTCATGTTGACATCCAGAACCTCAGCGACGTATAAACCTGCTTCCAAGCAAGAAGACGCCGCCGAAGCCCGGTTGTGTTTTCGGTTACAAGGGTCGAGTGAGCTACGAACTCATTTGGCCCTCAACTTTTTGGGCGAGTTCCGGGCCTTTTTGAGGTTCCGGATTCCCAAGTAGCTGGAAAACAGTACGCCCCCATGTTGTACCTGTCAAGGGGGT
This DNA window, taken from Clostridia bacterium, encodes the following:
- a CDS encoding HNH endonuclease signature motif containing protein yields the protein MLLRTSNTTRTGTRFDEAVVQQVWNKGTIVPGYDPNVYRKDACSAWMQRNRHGMTIAMGWEIDHIIPVEHGGVDSLFNLQPLQWQNNRAKSDKITPTPGTFCAVRT